A genomic region of Sulfobacillus acidophilus DSM 10332 contains the following coding sequences:
- a CDS encoding monosaccharide ABC transporter ATP-binding protein, CUT2 family (PFAM: ABC transporter~COGs: COG1129 ABC-type sugar transport system ATPase component~InterPro IPR003593:IPR003439~KEGG: rxy:Rxyl_0548 ABC transporter-like protein~PFAM: ABC transporter-like~PRIAM: Monosaccharide-transporting ATPase~SMART: ATPase, AAA+ type, core~SPTR: ABC transporter related), with protein sequence MSQTASVTPIMEARGIRKSFGPVEALRNVSLRLYPGEVLGLVGNNGAGKSTLIKILTGFHAPDGGEIFLNGEPVHFRSPDDARAHGIETVYQDLGLVNDLPVYRNMFLRREHVRKLLGFFPLLDDRRMQHETREYLKSLKLELPSVTTDVGYLSGGQRQAIAVARSLFMHPKVLILDEPLAAMGAREGRMILDLVVDLKTRFNTAILLIAHNYAQVFEVCDRINWLSRGEISFDRRVDETSVDELTRLVMADYRDSATGTGY encoded by the coding sequence TTCGGTGACGCCCATTATGGAAGCCCGCGGTATCCGGAAAAGCTTCGGGCCGGTGGAAGCCTTACGGAACGTGAGTTTGCGACTCTATCCCGGCGAAGTGTTAGGGTTGGTCGGCAACAACGGCGCCGGCAAATCGACGCTCATCAAAATCTTGACCGGCTTTCACGCCCCTGACGGAGGGGAGATTTTCCTCAACGGCGAGCCCGTCCATTTCCGATCACCCGATGATGCCCGTGCCCACGGCATTGAGACCGTGTATCAGGATCTCGGCCTGGTCAACGATTTGCCGGTCTACCGCAATATGTTTTTACGTCGGGAACATGTGCGAAAGCTCCTCGGATTTTTCCCCTTGCTGGATGATCGCCGGATGCAGCACGAAACGCGGGAATATCTGAAATCGTTAAAACTAGAATTACCATCGGTCACAACCGATGTCGGATATTTGTCGGGTGGCCAACGACAAGCCATTGCCGTGGCCAGAAGCCTATTCATGCATCCGAAAGTACTGATTCTGGATGAACCCCTGGCGGCCATGGGGGCGCGTGAAGGCCGCATGATTCTGGATTTGGTGGTGGACTTAAAAACGCGCTTTAACACCGCGATTTTGTTAATCGCCCACAACTATGCCCAAGTGTTCGAAGTATGCGACCGGATCAATTGGCTGAGCAGGGGAGAAATTTCCTTCGATCGGCGCGTGGACGAAACGTCGGTGGATGAGCTGACGCGGTTGGTGATGGCCGATTATCGCGATTCGGCCACCGGAACCGGCTATTAA
- a CDS encoding Sec-independent protein translocase protein tatA/E-like protein (PFAM: mttA/Hcf106 family~TIGRFAM: twin arginine-targeting protein translocase, TatA/E family~COGs: COG1826 Sec-independent protein secretion pathway components~HAMAP: Twin-arginine translocation protein TatA/E~InterPro IPR006312:IPR003369~KEGG: aca:ACP_2093 twin-arginine translocation protein, TatA/E family~PFAM: Bacterial sec-independent translocation protein mttA/Hcf106~SPTR: Sec-independent protein translocase protein tatA/E homolog;~TIGRFAM: Twin-arginine translocation protein TatA/E), translating into MFGDLLSPSHLIVLLIIAVFVFGPKRLPELGKGLGQTIRDFKGAVSGTHVAPPEVNPAAASDSELKDG; encoded by the coding sequence ATGTTCGGAGATTTATTGTCACCCTCCCACCTTATCGTGTTGTTGATTATCGCCGTGTTCGTGTTTGGACCGAAACGTTTGCCGGAACTAGGTAAGGGGTTGGGACAGACCATTCGTGATTTCAAAGGAGCGGTTAGCGGGACGCACGTGGCACCCCCTGAAGTCAATCCGGCGGCCGCCTCCGACTCCGAACTGAAGGACGGTTAG